One Perca flavescens isolate YP-PL-M2 chromosome 14, PFLA_1.0, whole genome shotgun sequence genomic window carries:
- the LOC114568650 gene encoding uncharacterized protein LOC114568650, whose product MNLWLSAHFLVAGLFLSCSALTSEECQPFVTPLSLVYPSMLYRRSNFLVGYVDHDFYKSILKTTESSWVNFTASRSANQVVMFQTHKMNETCLTSSVKITIDGNTAITSIANTTSVFHFLPTCDGCLVMSINATARDLDKFATMLKLNVDVSGEEVNIRSLYLLGTEATLKDSDLERFKQQASCLGFSGEPDFVYDPKKGFCAEGEGLKLEL is encoded by the exons ATGAATCTGTGGCTCAGCGCTCACTTCCTGGTAGCGGGGCTGTTCCTGAGCTGCTCGGCTCTCACAAGCGAAGAATGCCAACCCTTTGTGACGCctctgtccctggtctacccgTCCATG ctgTACAGAAGGTCGAACTTCCTGGTGGGTTACGTTGACCACGACTTCTATAAAAGCATCCTGAAGACGACTGAGAGCTCCTGGGTAAATTTTACCGCGTCAAGAAGCGCCAATCAAGTTGTTATGTTTCAGACACACAAGAT GAATGAAACCTGCTTGACCTCATCTGTCAAGATAACCATTGACGGCAACACTGCAATAACGTCAA TCGCCAACACCACCTCTGTGTTCCACTTTCTGCCGACCTGCGACGGCTGTCTGGTCATGAGCATCAACGCCACCGCCAGAGACCTCGACAAGTTCGCTACCATGTTGAAACTCAACGTGGATGTTTCGGGGGAAGAGGTCAACATCCGCTCTCTTTATCTGTTAG gcACAGAGGCGACCCTGAAGGACTCGGACCTGGAACGTTTCAAGCAGCAGGCGAGCTGCCTCGGCTTCTCCGGAGAACCAGACTTTGTCTATGACCCCAAAAAAG gtTTCTGTGCTGAAGGCGAAGGCTTAAAGTTGGAACTTTGA
- the LOC114568466 gene encoding uncharacterized protein LOC114568466, with translation MNLWLSAHFLVAGLFLSCSALTSEECQPFVTPLSLVDPSMMYGRSNILAGYVDHNFYKGILKMTASSWLNFTASQSANEVVMFQQNKMNKTCVSASVKITIDGNTATTSLANTTSVFHFLPTCDGCLGMSIDTTVRDLDKLATMLKLNVDVSGEEVNVRSLYLLVREATLKDSDLEHFKQQASCLGFSGEPDFVYDPKKGFCAEGEGLKLEPLS, from the exons ATGAATCTGTGGCTCAGCGCTCACTTCCTGGTAGCGGGGCTGTTCCTGAGCTGCTCGGCTCTCACAAGCGAAGAATGCCAACCCTTTGTGACGCCTTTGTCCCTGGTCGACCCGTCCATG atgTACGGAAGGTCGAACATCCTGGCGGGTTACGTTGACCACAACTTCTATAAAGGCATCCTGAAGATGACTGCTAGCTCCTGGTTAAATTTTACCGCGTCACAAAGCGCCAATGAAGTTGTTATGTTTCAGCAAAACAAGAT GAATAAAACCTGCGTGTCCGCATCAGTCAAGATAACCATTGACGGCAACACTGCAACAACGTCAC TCGCCAACACCACCTCTGTGTTCCACTTTCTGCCGACCTGCGACGGCTGTCTGGGCATGAGCATCGACACCACCGTCAGAGACCTCGACAAGCTCGCTACCATGTTGAAACTCAACGTGGATGTTTCGGGGGAAGAGGTCAACGTCCGCTCTCTTTATCTGttag tcagAGAGGCGACCCTGAAGGACTCGGACCTGGAACATTTCAAGCAGCAGGCGAGCTGCCTCGGCTTCTCCGGAGAACCAGACTTTGTCTATGACCCCAAAAAAG GTTTCTGTGCTGAAGGTGAAGGCTTAAAGTTGGAACCTTTAAGTTAA